In a genomic window of Methanobrevibacter boviskoreani JH1:
- the cas2 gene encoding CRISPR-associated endonuclease Cas2: MVFVMYDISENLSRTHFINKLRYYGLIRVQKSVFSGFLDIDERLELINDFELYLSSDNDSIMMIPVCETCKDSIFIEGDPRF; this comes from the coding sequence ATGGTTTTTGTAATGTACGATATCTCTGAAAACTTAAGTCGTACTCATTTTATAAATAAATTACGATACTATGGACTTATAAGAGTTCAAAAATCTGTTTTTTCTGGTTTTTTAGATATTGATGAAAGATTAGAACTTATTAATGATTTTGAATTATATCTTTCATCCGATAATGACAGTATTATGATGATACCTGTTTGTGAAACCTGTAAGGATTCTATTTTTATTGAAGGTGATCCTCGCTTTTGA
- the cas1 gene encoding CRISPR-associated endonuclease Cas1 codes for MRLVIDGFGKSVSKRDNQIIIKENNKEIKYFRAKDISQILFTGKGSITFDALSLLSEYDIDCVSINWKGEVDYRLSPPEKKNVIIKKEQYYSLLDKRSGQIAKEFIISKIENQKAVLGTIAKSRDNDEYLLDIKNNLNIELQRLKDLKVDKIGNIRSSILGYEGHASSEYWKGISYIINDDWGFILRSGRGAQDPVNSLLNYGYAILQSTVWKAIYNVGLDPYCGFLHSERYGRVSLVFDLMEEFRQQIVDKTVLSIINKNQLSIDDFEFYEGNIRIGDKAKKTLISGIYKKFESKIEFNNKKIAYQDILLYQARLLTKYLTGQVKEYTGFYRRW; via the coding sequence ATGAGATTGGTTATAGATGGTTTTGGCAAATCAGTAAGCAAAAGGGATAATCAGATTATTATTAAAGAAAATAATAAAGAAATCAAATATTTTAGAGCCAAGGACATATCCCAAATACTATTTACTGGTAAAGGTTCCATTACATTTGATGCATTAAGCCTTCTTTCAGAATATGATATTGACTGTGTTTCTATAAATTGGAAAGGGGAGGTAGATTATAGATTGTCTCCTCCTGAAAAGAAAAATGTCATTATAAAAAAGGAGCAATATTATTCCCTACTTGATAAAAGAAGTGGCCAAATAGCTAAGGAATTCATAATAAGCAAAATAGAAAATCAAAAAGCAGTACTTGGAACAATAGCCAAATCAAGAGATAATGATGAATATTTACTTGACATAAAAAATAATCTAAATATAGAACTTCAAAGACTAAAAGATTTGAAAGTGGATAAAATCGGCAATATTAGATCAAGTATCTTAGGTTATGAAGGTCATGCCTCTTCAGAATATTGGAAAGGAATCTCTTATATAATAAATGATGATTGGGGTTTTATTTTAAGAAGTGGTAGAGGAGCACAAGATCCGGTAAATTCACTTCTAAACTATGGTTATGCAATCTTACAGAGTACTGTTTGGAAAGCAATCTATAATGTTGGTCTTGATCCATATTGTGGATTCCTACATTCCGAGCGATATGGGAGAGTAAGCTTAGTATTTGATTTAATGGAGGAATTCAGACAACAAATAGTGGACAAAACAGTGCTATCCATAATTAATAAAAACCAACTTAGTATAGATGATTTTGAATTCTATGAAGGCAATATTAGAATTGGAGATAAAGCTAAAAAAACACTCATTTCTGGAATATATAAAAAATTTGAATCTAAAATTGAATTCAATAATAAAAAAATAGCCTATCAGGATATCCTATTATACCAAGCAAGATTACTTACCAAATATCTAACAGGACAGGTTAAAGAGTACACAGGATTTTACAGACGATGGTGA